Proteins encoded within one genomic window of Pigmentiphaga sp. H8:
- the ssuE gene encoding NADPH-dependent FMN reductase: protein MYSILTITGSPSAVSRSTLLARTLDAHLQQAGYAIRSLNVRDLPAQALLAADTADTRIAAALRSLASADAVVIATPIYKAAYSGILKTFLDLLPQTALQGKIVLPLATGGSPAHLLAVDYALRPVLNALGARHILSAVFAADAQISGDAVTGYQLSAEIADRLHASVRELNAGVAASRLRVVRGEERERLYA, encoded by the coding sequence ATGTACTCGATCCTGACCATTACCGGCAGCCCCTCGGCCGTCTCGCGTTCGACCCTGCTGGCCCGGACCCTGGACGCGCACCTGCAACAGGCGGGCTACGCGATCCGCTCGCTGAACGTACGCGACCTGCCCGCCCAGGCCCTGCTGGCGGCCGACACCGCCGATACCCGCATCGCCGCCGCGCTCCGGTCCCTGGCTTCGGCCGATGCCGTGGTCATCGCCACGCCCATCTACAAGGCAGCCTACAGCGGGATCCTGAAGACCTTCCTGGACCTGCTTCCCCAGACCGCGCTGCAAGGCAAGATCGTCCTGCCACTGGCCACGGGGGGCTCGCCGGCCCACCTGCTGGCCGTGGACTATGCCCTGCGTCCCGTGCTGAACGCGCTGGGCGCGCGCCATATCCTGAGCGCGGTGTTTGCCGCCGATGCGCAGATCTCGGGCGACGCCGTGACCGGCTACCAGCTCTCGGCGGAGATCGCCGACCGGCTGCACGCCAGCGTGCGCGAATTGAACGCCGGCGTGGCGGCCAGCCGCCTGCGCGTGGTCCGCGGCGAAGAGCGCGAGCGCCTGTACGCCTGA
- a CDS encoding ligase-associated DNA damage response exonuclease: MDLVVATRDGLYCPPGRFHIDPWRPVERAVITHAHADHARPGHGAYLAAAAGEQVLRIRLGDIPLQTLEYGRAVELDGVKVSLHPAGHVLGSAQVRIEYRGEVWVASGDYKLEADPTCAPFEPVRCHVFITESTFGLPIYRWPGREALFGEVNDWWRRNAQAGRASVLFCYAFGKAQRILASVDPAIGPVVAHGAVAAIDDGYRRSGVRLPPALRMADVADKSTLRQALVLAPPSAQGSPWIKRFGDHSDGYASGWMRVRGNQRRKGVDRGFVLSDHADWPALQRAVDATGAQRVFVTHGSAHAMVRWLRERGLDAETFATEYGDEDDGDTGDLVAGADET, translated from the coding sequence ATGGATCTCGTCGTCGCCACCCGCGACGGGCTGTATTGCCCGCCCGGTCGCTTCCATATCGATCCGTGGCGCCCCGTCGAGCGGGCGGTGATCACCCATGCCCACGCCGATCATGCCCGCCCGGGGCACGGCGCCTACCTGGCCGCCGCGGCGGGAGAACAGGTGTTGCGCATCCGGCTGGGCGACATCCCGCTGCAGACACTGGAATATGGGCGGGCGGTGGAGCTGGACGGGGTCAAGGTATCGCTGCATCCCGCCGGCCACGTACTGGGTTCGGCCCAGGTACGCATCGAGTACCGCGGCGAGGTCTGGGTGGCCTCGGGCGACTACAAGCTCGAGGCCGACCCGACCTGCGCGCCCTTCGAACCGGTGCGCTGCCATGTCTTCATCACCGAGTCGACCTTCGGCCTGCCCATCTATCGCTGGCCCGGCCGCGAGGCGCTGTTCGGCGAGGTGAACGACTGGTGGCGGCGGAACGCCCAGGCGGGGCGCGCCTCGGTGCTGTTCTGCTACGCCTTTGGCAAGGCGCAGCGCATCCTGGCCAGCGTGGACCCTGCCATCGGACCTGTCGTCGCGCATGGCGCCGTGGCCGCCATCGACGACGGCTATCGCCGTAGCGGCGTCCGGCTGCCGCCCGCCTTGCGCATGGCCGATGTCGCCGACAAGTCCACGCTGCGGCAGGCGCTGGTGCTGGCGCCGCCTTCGGCCCAGGGTTCGCCCTGGATCAAGCGTTTCGGCGACCATTCCGACGGCTACGCCAGCGGCTGGATGCGGGTGCGGGGCAACCAGCGGCGCAAGGGCGTGGACCGTGGCTTCGTGCTGTCCGACCATGCGGACTGGCCTGCCCTGCAGCGTGCCGTCGACGCCACCGGAGCGCAGCGGGTTTTCGTTACCCATGGCAGCGCGCATGCCATGGTGCGCTGGCTGCGCGAGCGCGGCCTGGATGCGGAGACGTTCGCTACCGAGTACGGCGATGAAGACGACGGCGACACCGGCGATCTCGTGGCAGGGGCGGACGAAACATGA
- a CDS encoding ATP-dependent DNA ligase, which produces MKAFVDLYVALEATTSSLGKRAAMLDYLRQAPPADAAWAVYFLAGGKPRQLVPAKLLKDYAREAAGIPEWLFEESYQAVGDLAETIALLLPDTPHADDASLAAWMEHSLLPLRGMDPGPLKPRLLEAWGRLDTRGRLVFTKLITGSFRVGVSRLLVTRVLAELAGVDAKEVAQRMVGYTDLNARPSAQGYLALIAAEAPAGRQESGMPYPFFLAHSLQADIADFDRLLGSAADWLVEWKWDGIRAQLVRRASGAWLWSRGEELVSDRFPELLQAAAALPEGTVLDGEIVVHKEGRVQPFAQLQQRIGRKTLTPRILRDVPVALLAYDLLEREGQDWRARPQRERRAALDALLAAAGVPVLLPSPLLGESSWEDYARLRESSRERGVEGMMLKQAGGSYGVGRSKDVGLWWKWKVDPYSIDAVLIYAQKGHGRRASLYTDYTFAVWDAPPGTPGRGLVPFAKAYSGLTDDEIRKVDAVVRKTTQEIFGPVRSVLPTLVFELGFEGIARSARHKSGIAVRFPRMLRWRQDKPVEEADTLETLSALLPSAPAGT; this is translated from the coding sequence ATGAAGGCCTTCGTCGATCTTTATGTCGCGCTCGAGGCCACGACCTCCAGTCTGGGCAAGCGCGCGGCCATGCTCGACTATCTGCGCCAGGCGCCGCCGGCCGATGCCGCCTGGGCGGTGTATTTCCTGGCGGGCGGCAAGCCGCGGCAACTGGTGCCGGCCAAGCTGTTGAAGGACTATGCGCGCGAGGCCGCCGGCATTCCCGAATGGCTGTTCGAGGAAAGCTACCAGGCCGTGGGAGACCTGGCCGAGACCATCGCCTTGCTGCTGCCCGACACGCCGCATGCCGACGATGCCAGCCTGGCCGCATGGATGGAGCACAGTCTGCTGCCGTTGCGCGGCATGGATCCCGGACCCTTGAAGCCCCGCTTGCTGGAGGCCTGGGGCCGGCTCGACACGCGCGGCCGGCTGGTCTTCACCAAGCTCATTACCGGCAGTTTCCGCGTGGGAGTGTCGCGGCTGCTGGTGACGCGCGTCCTGGCCGAGCTGGCCGGGGTGGATGCCAAGGAGGTCGCCCAGCGCATGGTGGGCTATACCGATCTGAACGCGCGGCCGTCGGCCCAGGGCTATCTGGCCCTGATCGCCGCCGAGGCGCCGGCTGGCCGCCAGGAAAGCGGAATGCCGTATCCGTTCTTCCTTGCCCATTCCTTGCAGGCGGACATCGCGGATTTCGATCGCCTGCTGGGGTCGGCGGCCGATTGGCTGGTGGAGTGGAAGTGGGACGGCATCCGGGCGCAACTGGTGCGGCGCGCGAGTGGAGCGTGGCTGTGGTCGCGCGGCGAGGAGCTGGTCAGCGACCGTTTCCCCGAGCTGCTCCAGGCCGCGGCGGCCTTGCCTGAAGGAACCGTATTGGACGGCGAGATCGTCGTCCACAAGGAGGGCAGGGTGCAGCCCTTCGCGCAATTGCAGCAGCGGATAGGCCGCAAGACGCTGACGCCGCGGATCCTGCGCGACGTACCCGTGGCGCTGCTGGCCTACGACCTGCTGGAACGGGAGGGCCAGGACTGGCGCGCCCGGCCCCAGCGCGAGCGGCGCGCCGCGCTGGACGCGCTGCTGGCCGCCGCGGGAGTTCCCGTGTTGCTGCCCAGTCCGCTGCTTGGGGAAAGTTCCTGGGAAGACTACGCCCGGCTGCGCGAGAGTTCGCGCGAGCGCGGCGTGGAAGGCATGATGCTCAAGCAAGCCGGCGGCAGCTACGGCGTGGGGCGCAGCAAGGACGTGGGGCTGTGGTGGAAGTGGAAGGTGGACCCCTATTCGATCGACGCCGTGCTGATCTACGCCCAGAAGGGGCACGGCCGCCGCGCCAGCCTGTACACCGACTACACCTTCGCCGTCTGGGATGCGCCGCCGGGGACGCCCGGGCGCGGGCTGGTGCCGTTCGCCAAGGCTTATTCCGGCCTGACCGACGACGAGATCCGCAAGGTGGATGCCGTCGTGCGCAAGACCACGCAGGAAATCTTCGGACCGGTCCGCAGCGTGCTGCCTACCCTGGTATTCGAATTGGGGTTCGAAGGGATCGCGCGCAGCGCGCGCCACAAGAGCGGCATCGCCGTGCGCTTTCCGCGCATGTTGCGCTGGCGGCAGGACAAGCCGGTGGAGGAGGCCGACACGCTGGAAACGCTGTCCGCGCTGCTGCCCTCGGCGCCGGCCGGGACGTGA
- a CDS encoding tripartite tricarboxylate transporter substrate binding protein, which yields MMMKRMTAGATAVLALVAGQASAQGFPVKPVRIVAPYVPGGTVDALSRALAAQLSEEFGQQVVVENRAGASGNIGAEYVAGAEPDGHVLLLTASTVIVNPLVMKEKQRFDLHKDFTPIGMVASTPLVFVVSPQSGIETVGDFIKQAKAHPDKINFGVGGFGSGGHLAMETFNVRAGTSIPMVIYKGSAPALTDIVGGQLSAIMDPVLTTLPFVSTGRLKAIAVTGERRSALLPSVPTLSEAGVPNMDFVSWYGMWGPAGIPEAVSRRVQAGLTKVLGSPQFKAWLDKQGMVAGTVTGKQFGDYVRQESKKYAQAVADAKIEPK from the coding sequence ATGATGATGAAGAGAATGACGGCCGGCGCGACAGCTGTCCTGGCTCTCGTGGCGGGACAGGCGTCGGCGCAGGGATTCCCTGTCAAGCCGGTGCGGATCGTCGCCCCTTATGTGCCCGGCGGAACGGTGGATGCCCTGTCGCGCGCGCTTGCCGCGCAGTTGTCCGAGGAGTTCGGCCAGCAAGTGGTGGTCGAGAACCGGGCGGGGGCGTCCGGCAACATCGGCGCGGAATATGTCGCCGGCGCCGAGCCCGATGGCCACGTGCTGCTTCTGACGGCCAGCACGGTCATCGTCAATCCGCTCGTGATGAAAGAGAAGCAGCGCTTCGACCTGCACAAGGACTTCACGCCCATCGGCATGGTGGCCAGCACGCCGCTGGTCTTCGTCGTTTCGCCGCAGAGCGGCATCGAGACCGTGGGCGATTTCATCAAGCAGGCCAAGGCGCATCCGGACAAGATCAACTTCGGTGTGGGCGGCTTCGGCTCCGGCGGCCATCTGGCCATGGAAACCTTCAACGTCCGCGCCGGCACGTCGATCCCCATGGTGATCTACAAGGGATCCGCTCCCGCGCTGACCGACATCGTGGGCGGCCAGCTCAGCGCGATCATGGATCCCGTGTTGACCACCTTGCCCTTCGTCAGCACCGGCCGCCTGAAGGCCATCGCTGTGACGGGCGAGCGCCGCAGCGCGCTGCTGCCTTCGGTGCCCACCCTGAGCGAGGCAGGGGTGCCGAACATGGACTTCGTTTCGTGGTACGGCATGTGGGGGCCCGCCGGCATACCGGAGGCCGTGTCCCGGCGCGTCCAGGCCGGCCTGACCAAGGTGCTGGGGTCGCCGCAGTTCAAGGCCTGGCTGGACAAGCAGGGGATGGTGGCCGGCACGGTCACGGGCAAGCAGTTCGGCGACTACGTCCGGCAGGAAAGCAAGAAGTACGCGCAGGCCGTCGCGGACGCGAAGATCGAACCCAAGTGA
- a CDS encoding aspartate/glutamate racemase family protein — MAGRKKTFHGVSVGILMVKTGFCRLPGDVGHAGTWDFPVQYRVVEGATPDKMMALESSGLLDEFKAAALDLVAGGVDGIATTCGFLALYQRELTAACGVPVASSSLLQVPLAQRLIAPDKRVGILTFSRESLHASHLEAVGVAADTPVEGMPADSVFVTSIKSGDTVPRFEAMRAEVLQAAERLLGSHPDVGAIVSECANMTPFSADIAERFGIPVFDGVSMINWFQAGLRPRRYPSV; from the coding sequence GTGGCCGGACGCAAGAAGACCTTCCACGGCGTGTCCGTCGGGATCCTGATGGTCAAGACCGGGTTTTGCCGCCTGCCGGGCGATGTCGGCCACGCGGGCACCTGGGACTTTCCCGTGCAGTACCGCGTCGTCGAGGGCGCGACGCCGGACAAGATGATGGCGCTCGAGTCGTCGGGGCTGCTGGACGAGTTCAAGGCCGCGGCGCTGGACCTCGTCGCCGGCGGGGTGGACGGCATCGCCACGACCTGCGGTTTCCTGGCCTTGTACCAGCGGGAACTGACGGCCGCCTGCGGCGTGCCGGTAGCCTCCAGCAGCCTGCTGCAGGTGCCGCTGGCGCAGCGCCTGATCGCGCCGGACAAGCGGGTGGGGATCCTGACCTTCAGCCGCGAGAGCCTGCATGCCTCGCATCTGGAGGCGGTGGGCGTGGCGGCCGACACGCCGGTGGAGGGCATGCCGGCCGACTCGGTGTTCGTCACGTCCATCAAGTCGGGCGATACCGTGCCGCGCTTCGAGGCGATGCGCGCCGAAGTGCTCCAGGCGGCGGAGCGCCTGCTGGGCAGCCATCCGGACGTGGGCGCCATCGTGTCCGAGTGCGCCAACATGACGCCGTTCAGCGCCGACATCGCCGAACGCTTCGGCATCCCGGTGTTCGACGGCGTGTCGATGATCAACTGGTTCCAGGCGGGGCTGCGGCCGCGCCGCTACCCCTCGGTCTAG
- a CDS encoding IclR family transcriptional regulator — protein MQSVDRAFIVLRELASTPQGATALDLSRRTGIERTTVHRLLKTLVHWDMVTADDGVYALGPECLLFATAHASRLNVRRAALPYAVELQEKVLHGRSALVSISVPARDRVIIVERIWTPRTPMNVIIDIGNQFPIDDCASGKSILSTYPDDLCLATLGQARYDKVRPALRKIRQAGGFCATVGHYKRGLASLACPFHGRGPAALGAIVVSGLDLDDCLDTGSSLAQHLYRACENVSAALQHG, from the coding sequence GTGCAATCCGTAGACCGTGCCTTCATCGTGCTGCGCGAACTGGCCAGCACGCCGCAAGGCGCCACGGCGCTGGACCTGTCCCGCCGCACGGGCATAGAACGAACCACCGTCCATCGCCTGCTCAAGACGCTCGTGCACTGGGACATGGTCACGGCCGACGACGGCGTCTATGCGCTGGGCCCCGAGTGCCTGCTGTTCGCCACGGCGCATGCCAGCCGGCTCAACGTGCGGCGCGCGGCGCTGCCCTACGCGGTCGAGCTGCAGGAAAAAGTCCTGCACGGACGTTCGGCGCTGGTGTCGATCTCGGTGCCGGCGCGCGACCGGGTCATCATCGTCGAACGCATCTGGACGCCGCGCACGCCGATGAACGTCATCATCGACATCGGCAACCAGTTCCCCATCGACGACTGCGCCAGCGGCAAATCCATCCTGTCCACGTATCCCGATGATCTGTGCCTGGCCACGCTGGGCCAGGCCCGTTACGACAAGGTCCGCCCCGCGCTGCGGAAAATCCGCCAGGCGGGAGGGTTCTGCGCCACCGTCGGCCACTACAAGCGCGGACTGGCCTCGCTCGCCTGCCCCTTCCATGGACGGGGCCCGGCGGCGCTCGGCGCCATCGTCGTCTCCGGCCTGGACCTGGACGACTGCCTGGACACGGGTTCGTCGCTGGCGCAGCACCTGTACCGGGCCTGCGAAAACGTGTCGGCCGCGCTGCAGCACGGCTGA
- a CDS encoding class I adenylate-forming enzyme family protein: MTLPALLEQARRAWPDRCALIDADSGRRYGFPELVDEVFAFSRRLLAACDTRPGDRIALLGDATPDFLFADYGVMSAGRVRVSLDPALDPAEQLAQLRDAGAKVLLYCPSHADRVQALRPDLAACGVEARPLDSLADAAGSVPPDAPPPVCCEPDWVAALNYTGGTTGLPKAVVHTHGSYCAALHNIIAARAPWTGDRMLNVRPLWPIAAISLLAHLLQGGTLILGAHFEPRRFLDLVARYRPTCTSLVPTHLVRILRVLSGERAGLDSLSCIEIGAAAMPPELFEQAVAAFGPVFSVIYGLTEAPWTCYRPPPAASELLADPAGTLGLVGPTTDRADIAIGDGQAPLPPGTVGEVLIRGAHVMRGYWNQPGLTAAVLDDGWFHTGDLGCLDDQGRLRIQGRAKAIIRTGGKSVQPAEVEQVLCSHPSILEAAVVGIADPEWGEIVAAAVVARPGTHPGGDELAAFCRERLSAHKRPKRLVFMDALPRSHYGKVLTRKIQDAIAARQD, from the coding sequence ATGACCCTTCCTGCGCTTCTCGAACAAGCCCGCCGGGCCTGGCCCGACCGCTGTGCCCTGATCGATGCGGACAGCGGCCGGCGCTATGGCTTTCCGGAGCTGGTGGACGAAGTGTTCGCCTTCTCGCGCCGGCTGCTCGCGGCCTGCGACACCCGGCCGGGCGACCGTATCGCGCTGCTGGGAGACGCCACGCCCGACTTCCTGTTCGCGGACTATGGCGTCATGAGCGCGGGCCGCGTCAGGGTCTCGCTGGATCCCGCTCTGGATCCGGCCGAACAGCTCGCGCAGTTGCGCGACGCCGGCGCAAAAGTGCTGCTGTACTGCCCTTCCCATGCGGATCGCGTGCAAGCATTGCGGCCGGATCTGGCCGCCTGCGGGGTCGAGGCTCGTCCGCTCGACAGCCTGGCCGACGCCGCCGGGTCCGTCCCGCCCGATGCGCCCCCACCCGTCTGCTGCGAGCCGGACTGGGTCGCGGCGCTGAACTACACGGGCGGCACCACGGGCCTGCCCAAGGCCGTGGTGCACACACACGGCAGCTATTGCGCGGCGCTCCACAACATCATCGCGGCACGCGCGCCGTGGACGGGCGACCGGATGCTGAACGTGCGGCCGCTCTGGCCGATCGCGGCGATTTCGCTGCTGGCCCATCTGCTGCAGGGCGGCACGCTCATCCTCGGCGCACACTTCGAGCCCCGGCGTTTTCTCGACCTGGTGGCACGCTACCGGCCGACCTGCACCTCGCTGGTTCCGACGCACCTGGTCCGCATCCTCCGGGTATTGTCCGGCGAGCGCGCCGGTCTCGACTCGCTGTCGTGCATCGAAATCGGCGCCGCCGCCATGCCGCCGGAACTGTTCGAACAGGCGGTGGCCGCTTTCGGCCCCGTCTTCTCCGTCATCTACGGCCTGACCGAAGCGCCGTGGACCTGCTACCGGCCTCCGCCCGCCGCCTCCGAACTGCTGGCCGATCCGGCCGGCACGCTCGGCCTGGTCGGCCCCACCACCGACCGCGCCGACATCGCCATCGGCGACGGCCAGGCCCCCTTGCCACCGGGAACGGTCGGCGAAGTGCTGATACGCGGCGCCCACGTCATGCGAGGCTATTGGAACCAGCCCGGGCTGACGGCGGCCGTCCTGGACGACGGATGGTTCCATACCGGCGACCTGGGCTGCCTCGATGACCAGGGGCGGCTGCGCATACAGGGACGGGCCAAGGCCATCATTCGCACGGGCGGCAAATCGGTGCAGCCGGCCGAGGTGGAACAGGTGCTGTGCAGCCATCCGTCCATCCTCGAAGCCGCCGTCGTCGGCATCGCCGACCCCGAATGGGGCGAGATCGTCGCCGCGGCCGTCGTCGCGCGGCCCGGCACCCATCCGGGCGGCGACGAGCTGGCGGCCTTCTGCCGGGAGCGCCTGTCCGCGCACAAGCGCCCCAAGCGCCTGGTGTTCATGGACGCCCTGCCGCGCTCCCATTACGGTAAAGTGTTGACCCGGAAGATCCAGGACGCGATCGCCGCCCGCCAAGACTGA